In a single window of the Mesoplodon densirostris isolate mMesDen1 chromosome 18, mMesDen1 primary haplotype, whole genome shotgun sequence genome:
- the UNC119 gene encoding protein unc-119 homolog A isoform X2, producing the protein MDSGTVLFEIKKPPASERLPINPRDLDPNAGRFVRYQFTPAFLRLRQVGATVEFTVGDKPVNNFRMIERHYFRNQLLKSFDFHFGFCIPSSKNTCEHIYDFPPLSEELINEMIRHPYETQSDSFYFVDDRLVMHNKADYSYSGTP; encoded by the exons ATGGATTCAGGCACTGTTCTCTTTGAAATCAAGAAGCCCCCAGCCTCAG AGCGGTTGCCCATCAACCCACGGGACCTGGACCCCAATGCTGGGCGCTTTGTCCGCTACCAGTTCACGCCTGCCTTCCTCCGCCTGAGGCAGGTGGGAGCCAC CGTGGAGTTCACAGTGGGAGACAAGCCTGTCAACAACTTCCGCATGATTGAGAGGCACTACTTCCGCAACCAGCTGCTCAAAAGCTTTGACTTCCACTTTGGCTTCTGCATCCCCAGCAGCAAGAACACCTGCGAGCACATCTATGATTTCCCCCCTCTCTCTGAGGAGCTGA TCAACGAGATGATTCGTCACCCATATGAAACACAGTCTGACAGCTTCTACTTCGTGGATGACCGGCTGGTGATGCACAACAAAGCAGACTATTCCTACAGTGGGACGCCCTGA